From one Rhopalosiphum padi isolate XX-2018 chromosome 2, ASM2088224v1, whole genome shotgun sequence genomic stretch:
- the LOC132922616 gene encoding small ribosomal subunit protein mS25, translating into MPFMKGAAPIRRTIQYLEAGKIVFKDRIKIVSIHYNTLGENHRGTREFVFWHLPQIQFKNPDVQVLTLKNMTPTPFIRCFMNNGKDVLIDVDNRDKDRIHDHVLEVLGKPKETLQMEAMAKEKKDNMANFGYMCEKHCMCEIFGQVPCPAVVPLPKSWRGKYKNEES; encoded by the exons atgcCGTTCATGAAAGGTGCTGCTCCGATACGGAGAACTATACAATATTTGGAAGCTGGTAAGATAGTGTTTAAAGACAGAATTAAAATCGTATCAATTCACTACAACACATTGGGTGAAAACCATCGTGGCACTCGAGAATTTGTATTTTGGCACCTCCctcaaattcaatttaaaaatccaGACGTCCAAGTACTGACTCTTAAAAACATGACACCGACACCATTCATAAG atgTTTCATGAATAATGGTAAAGATGTGTTGATTGATGTTGATAATCGTGACAAAGATCGAATCCATGATCATGTCTTAGAAGTTCTTGGAAAACCAAAAGAAACACTCCAAATGGAAGCCATGgccaaagaaaaaaaagataatatggCCAATTTTGGATACATGTGTGAAAAACATTGTATGTGTGAAATTTTTGGTCAAGTTCCGTGTCCAGCTGTTGTACCATTGCCTAAATCTTGGAGAGGCAAATACAAAAATGAGGAATCGTAA